One Tessaracoccus lacteus DNA window includes the following coding sequences:
- a CDS encoding vitamin K epoxide reductase family protein, which translates to MQQAVEDVDLAPGRGTDPRPWPKPRDRYIVFGEMLLFATLSLIASFVLSYDAIILARNPDAILSCSINAIFDCAKVGTTWQANVFGFPNAFLGLIAEPVVMTIAVASLCGTRFPRWFMFTANIVYFLGVVFAYWLLVQSTFVIGALCPWCILVTISTTFVFWSMTRWNILEANLFLPPAAQAKARAFVDGGWMTIALMSWLVLVGLLEVLKWVFNIL; encoded by the coding sequence ATGCAGCAAGCCGTTGAAGACGTCGACCTGGCCCCCGGCAGGGGGACGGACCCCCGGCCGTGGCCGAAGCCGCGCGACCGCTACATCGTCTTCGGGGAGATGCTGCTGTTCGCCACGCTCAGCCTCATCGCCTCCTTCGTGTTGTCCTACGACGCGATCATCCTCGCCAGGAACCCCGACGCGATCCTCAGCTGCTCGATCAACGCGATCTTCGACTGCGCCAAGGTCGGCACCACCTGGCAGGCCAACGTCTTCGGCTTCCCCAACGCGTTCCTCGGCCTGATCGCCGAGCCGGTCGTCATGACCATCGCCGTCGCATCCCTGTGCGGCACGCGCTTCCCGCGCTGGTTCATGTTCACCGCGAACATCGTCTACTTCCTGGGCGTCGTCTTCGCCTACTGGCTGCTCGTCCAGAGCACGTTCGTGATCGGCGCCCTGTGCCCGTGGTGCATCCTCGTGACGATCTCCACCACCTTCGTCTTCTGGTCCATGACCAGGTGGAACATCCTCGAGGCGAACCTGTTCCTGCCACCCGCGGCCCAGGCGAAGGCCCGCGCCTTCGTCGACGGCGGCTGGATGACCATCGCCCTGATGTCCTGGCTCGTCCTGGTGGGGCTGCTCGAGGTGCTCAAGTGGGTGTTCAACATCCTCTGA